The Phycisphaerae bacterium genome includes a region encoding these proteins:
- a CDS encoding glycosyltransferase family 1 protein, with the protein MVRRPLRIATTGQLEQSVREAGFEAYRVPLDDAGLDFHRPLTQRLADGAVLRPFLEKHDIDMLLDHNTETMTLVPVEGDKERFAMTAAVMGIPYVASYLDPVTSTMQRVPWADHWQLLESPDWIKWIFETAHGDELRKLGVPQVLMLPMAAANRPYDTSPPPEPDAGPVVAFMGHPASSWFHNNQSIGSRDLFAGLTAAAVRADMPDLAFHNIYFDLHDFATPPMPTEDFAARVRKSAEYFSQKFAYNAYLAVRQRDRFARFLKNKLGDLFELVGDHWEEYYGLPHTPRIWDMSVLHQRMRRVPICLNLMKGCLESGLNIRHFEITANGGFMLTYETPELHQCFKVGEECDVFRSEAELLEKIQYYLAHPQRRREIALAGQRRTLSEHLYSHRITRVVELLRDRGLLPHPPMDSEWQAEPVSHSTAAASVRD; encoded by the coding sequence ATGGTCCGCCGTCCGCTGCGTATCGCCACGACCGGACAGCTCGAGCAGTCCGTACGCGAGGCCGGCTTCGAAGCCTACCGCGTGCCCCTGGACGATGCCGGACTCGACTTTCACCGCCCCCTCACGCAGCGACTTGCCGACGGCGCTGTTTTGCGCCCCTTCCTCGAAAAGCATGACATCGACATGCTTCTCGATCACAACACCGAGACCATGACTCTTGTACCCGTCGAAGGCGACAAAGAGCGGTTCGCCATGACCGCGGCCGTCATGGGCATTCCCTACGTAGCCTCCTATCTCGACCCCGTTACGTCTACCATGCAGCGCGTGCCGTGGGCGGATCACTGGCAGCTGCTCGAGAGTCCTGATTGGATCAAATGGATCTTTGAAACCGCACATGGCGACGAGCTGCGTAAGCTCGGCGTGCCGCAGGTCCTCATGCTTCCCATGGCCGCGGCGAACCGACCGTACGACACCAGCCCACCGCCGGAACCCGACGCCGGCCCTGTGGTGGCGTTCATGGGTCATCCGGCGTCTTCCTGGTTCCACAACAATCAGTCCATCGGCTCCCGAGACCTGTTCGCCGGGCTCACCGCCGCTGCCGTGCGCGCCGATATGCCCGACCTGGCTTTCCACAATATCTATTTCGATCTCCACGATTTTGCCACACCACCGATGCCAACGGAGGATTTTGCCGCGCGGGTGCGGAAGTCCGCTGAGTATTTCAGCCAGAAGTTCGCCTACAACGCCTATCTCGCGGTCCGTCAGCGCGACCGCTTCGCTCGATTTCTCAAGAACAAGTTGGGCGACCTGTTCGAACTCGTTGGTGATCACTGGGAAGAGTACTACGGACTTCCCCATACGCCGCGCATCTGGGACATGAGTGTCCTGCACCAGCGTATGCGCCGTGTCCCGATCTGCCTGAATCTCATGAAGGGCTGCCTGGAAAGCGGATTGAACATTCGCCATTTCGAGATTACTGCCAACGGCGGCTTCATGTTGACCTACGAGACACCGGAGCTGCACCAGTGTTTCAAGGTCGGCGAAGAATGTGATGTCTTCCGGAGCGAAGCCGAGCTACTCGAAAAGATCCAGTATTACCTCGCCCATCCGCAGCGCCGACGGGAGATCGCCCTGGCCGGACAGAGAAGGACGCTGTCCGAACATCTCTACAGCCACCGAATCACACGTGTCGTCGAATTGCTTCGCGATCGCGGCCTGCTTCCGCACCCGCCGATGGACAGCGAATGGCAGGCGGAGCCGGTCTCGCATTCAACCGCCGCAGCCTCCGTCAGAGATTAG
- a CDS encoding tetratricopeptide repeat protein — protein MKRRKNSMRPDLGRRPRDKIRAVRSDGQTSPPSIWNAALAVFALGLLVRVLALFTLADSPLLSVLMGDARAYDQWAREIAAGDWLGREVFYQAPLYPYSVGLLYSVFGIWPLIVRCVQVVLGAAACAMLVPVGRHFFDFRTGVLSGLLLALYPPAIFFDLIIQKAAIALVLLVLMLFSLTRIHTAKSLFWSAATGALLGLLVLTRENAVVLLPIVVLAVLLRPRTSVSTPAVPIDAHNDEPPSGRFLAAESSRVSWRGALTSTAVIVIAFLVILTPVAWRNYSIGGVPLPTASNMGVNFYIGNHAGASGLYQPLRGFGGNASQEADDATVLAQEALGRELAPAEVSRYWFDQGMRFLRESPVQWAGLLARKWMLVWNKAEVPDTEAIEAYASDSSILAVLVPFWHWGVLLPVAAMGAWLTRKRWSDLLVLYAILLALAASISLFFVFARFRHPMAAPLALLAAAGLTILPGLVRRRRYTELAVGAGFAVVVAVASNWPVLPAGFQPEAITRTNLGNALLEENRFEEAAAQHRRALTLRPGSPEAHYGLGLALAKQGDADSALDHFLAVLEQVPNHADTHYFVGLIRRRQGNLDAARRHFEAAIALRPDHVDARNNLAAIYVKEGRIDEARQQYESALATSPDHADTHYNLAGLFARQGNLDQVRYHLRELLRVRPDDAEARTMLARIESQTAP, from the coding sequence GTGAAACGGCGCAAGAACAGCATGCGCCCAGACCTTGGGAGGCGCCCGCGGGACAAGATCCGTGCCGTCCGCTCCGATGGTCAAACCTCCCCACCATCCATCTGGAACGCCGCGCTGGCGGTTTTTGCCCTCGGCCTTCTCGTCCGTGTCCTTGCACTGTTTACTTTGGCCGATTCCCCGCTTCTCAGCGTCCTGATGGGCGATGCCCGGGCCTACGACCAGTGGGCAAGGGAGATTGCTGCTGGCGACTGGCTGGGTCGGGAGGTTTTCTATCAGGCGCCACTTTACCCCTACTCCGTTGGGTTGCTCTACAGTGTATTCGGCATCTGGCCGCTGATCGTTCGATGCGTCCAGGTGGTGCTGGGGGCCGCGGCATGTGCGATGCTCGTGCCGGTCGGCCGACACTTCTTTGACTTTCGAACGGGAGTCCTCTCGGGACTTCTGCTTGCCCTGTATCCACCCGCCATTTTCTTCGACCTGATCATCCAGAAAGCGGCGATTGCCTTGGTACTGCTCGTCCTCATGCTCTTCTCCCTCACGAGAATCCACACGGCGAAGAGCCTGTTCTGGTCTGCGGCAACCGGCGCGCTGCTCGGATTGCTCGTGCTCACACGTGAGAACGCAGTCGTTCTCCTGCCGATCGTCGTGCTTGCCGTTCTGCTGCGGCCACGCACGTCTGTCTCAACGCCTGCCGTGCCGATTGACGCCCACAACGATGAACCGCCCTCTGGCAGGTTCCTGGCGGCGGAGTCTTCCCGCGTGTCCTGGCGTGGGGCGCTGACGTCGACCGCCGTAATTGTCATCGCATTCCTCGTGATCCTCACGCCGGTCGCCTGGCGCAACTATTCGATCGGCGGCGTTCCGCTGCCCACGGCGTCGAACATGGGTGTGAACTTCTACATCGGCAACCACGCCGGAGCCTCGGGCCTGTACCAGCCCCTTCGCGGTTTCGGTGGCAACGCCAGCCAGGAAGCGGATGACGCCACCGTTCTTGCGCAAGAGGCACTGGGTCGTGAACTTGCACCGGCCGAGGTGTCCCGGTACTGGTTCGATCAGGGTATGCGATTCCTTCGAGAATCACCCGTGCAATGGGCGGGACTGCTTGCGCGAAAATGGATGCTGGTGTGGAACAAGGCCGAAGTCCCGGACACCGAAGCCATCGAAGCGTACGCGTCCGATTCCAGCATCCTCGCTGTCTTGGTGCCGTTCTGGCATTGGGGCGTGTTGCTTCCCGTGGCCGCGATGGGCGCCTGGCTTACACGCAAACGATGGTCCGACCTGCTGGTCCTTTATGCCATTCTTTTGGCACTGGCCGCCAGTATTTCCCTTTTCTTCGTCTTCGCCCGCTTCCGGCATCCGATGGCTGCCCCACTGGCGCTGCTGGCTGCCGCGGGGCTGACGATTTTGCCCGGCCTGGTCCGCCGCCGCCGATACACGGAACTTGCTGTCGGCGCTGGTTTCGCCGTCGTCGTCGCGGTGGCATCAAACTGGCCGGTTCTTCCCGCCGGATTTCAGCCCGAGGCGATAACCCGAACAAACCTCGGGAACGCCCTTCTGGAAGAGAACCGCTTCGAAGAAGCCGCCGCACAGCACCGCCGAGCCCTCACGCTTCGTCCCGGCTCGCCTGAAGCTCACTACGGACTTGGCCTTGCCCTCGCCAAACAGGGCGACGCGGATTCAGCGCTCGATCACTTCCTTGCCGTACTCGAACAAGTTCCCAATCACGCAGACACACACTACTTTGTCGGTCTGATCCGCCGCCGACAGGGTAACCTGGACGCCGCGCGGCGGCATTTCGAAGCCGCGATCGCTCTTCGGCCGGATCACGTCGATGCGCGCAACAACCTCGCCGCCATTTACGTCAAGGAGGGGCGCATCGACGAAGCCCGCCAACAGTATGAGTCCGCCCTCGCCACGAGCCCCGACCACGCTGACACGCATTACAATCTGGCCGGGCTCTTTGCCCGCCAAGGGAACCTCGACCAGGTCCGCTACCACCTCCGCGAGCTGCTTCGCGTCCGCCCGGACGATGCCGAGGCACGCACCATGCTGGCCAGGATCGAGTCCCAAACCGCGCCCTGA
- a CDS encoding ABC transporter ATP-binding protein yields the protein MAAIEVRNLRKTYRVVQKPQGLAASLKALFVRRYKEVRAVGGIDFTIEPGEMVGFLGPNGAGKTTTLKMLSGLIYPTGGEAKVLGFVPWERKNAYRRQFALLMGQKNQLWWDLPASESFRLHKEIYDIEERKFLAVQEELTTLLNVQGLLDQPVRELSLGERMKMELIAALLHSPQILFLDEPTIGLDVVAQSAIRRCLREYNERRRVTVLLTSHYMQDIEALCDRVMVINHGRLVHDGPLAEIVSRFSAYKLLTLRFADGVFPESIREFGEVVALRPPEVTLRLPRAESARRAGEILRTFDVIDLRVGDPPIEEVISAVFAESAAEPGETRSPRRGVQEIGQGSI from the coding sequence ATGGCCGCAATTGAAGTCCGCAATCTTCGAAAGACCTACCGGGTGGTCCAAAAGCCCCAAGGGCTCGCCGCTTCGTTGAAGGCGTTGTTTGTGCGTCGTTACAAGGAGGTGCGCGCCGTCGGCGGGATCGATTTTACGATTGAACCAGGCGAGATGGTGGGCTTCCTCGGCCCCAACGGTGCCGGAAAGACCACCACGCTGAAAATGCTCAGTGGGCTGATCTACCCCACCGGCGGGGAAGCGAAGGTACTCGGGTTCGTTCCCTGGGAGCGCAAGAACGCCTATCGCCGGCAGTTCGCCCTGTTGATGGGGCAGAAAAACCAGCTCTGGTGGGATCTGCCCGCGTCCGAGTCGTTTCGCCTGCACAAGGAAATCTACGACATCGAGGAGCGGAAGTTCCTTGCCGTGCAGGAGGAGCTTACCACGCTGCTGAATGTCCAGGGACTTCTGGACCAGCCGGTGCGCGAACTCAGCCTGGGCGAGCGAATGAAAATGGAGCTGATCGCAGCCCTGCTTCACTCGCCGCAGATTCTCTTCCTGGACGAGCCGACGATTGGACTGGATGTGGTGGCACAGTCAGCCATTCGGCGCTGCCTCCGCGAATACAATGAGCGGCGAAGAGTCACGGTACTCCTGACCAGCCACTACATGCAGGACATCGAAGCGCTGTGCGACCGCGTCATGGTGATCAACCACGGCCGCCTCGTGCATGACGGTCCGCTGGCCGAGATCGTGTCACGATTCTCGGCCTACAAACTGCTTACACTCCGATTCGCCGACGGCGTCTTCCCCGAGTCGATCCGTGAGTTCGGAGAGGTGGTTGCGCTCCGTCCGCCGGAGGTAACCTTGCGTCTGCCACGCGCTGAATCCGCACGGCGGGCAGGGGAAATCCTGCGGACCTTCGACGTGATCGATTTGCGGGTGGGCGATCCACCGATTGAGGAAGTCATCTCGGCCGTGTTTGCGGAGAGCGCTGCGGAACCGGGAGAGACTCGCTCGCCCCGGCGAGGAGTCCAGGAGATTGGGCAGGGGTCGATCTGA
- a CDS encoding flagellar hook-basal body protein, whose translation MSSYGFWLSAAGMKINDLRQTLHANNLANAQTTGFKEDLAVVMARPVESRESVDGFGFSHPVLDGMSGGAEVMPTFHNFAQGNIERTNRALDVAIEGDGFFAVSDGTATRYTRDGEFTMNLNGELVLSTGGGRWRVLDADGATIQLDPAGGTVRISDDGTIRQRNEVVGQLGLHDTGNRQSMRKFGENLFDAGVAEMQPVPAHLRSESRESSNYDPLKGLAMMIEASRAYQLNATLVQLQDQVTGQAVSTVGRVA comes from the coding sequence ATGAGCAGCTACGGATTCTGGCTTTCAGCGGCGGGTATGAAGATCAACGATCTTCGCCAGACGCTGCACGCCAACAACCTGGCCAACGCCCAAACGACGGGATTCAAGGAAGACCTCGCCGTGGTCATGGCTCGGCCCGTTGAGAGTCGCGAATCCGTGGACGGGTTTGGCTTTTCGCATCCCGTCCTGGACGGAATGTCCGGGGGCGCAGAGGTCATGCCGACCTTCCACAACTTCGCCCAGGGGAACATCGAGCGCACCAATCGAGCTCTGGACGTGGCTATCGAAGGAGACGGCTTCTTCGCAGTCAGCGATGGAACCGCAACCCGGTACACGAGAGACGGCGAGTTCACCATGAACCTGAACGGCGAACTCGTGCTATCGACCGGCGGTGGTCGGTGGCGGGTGCTCGATGCGGACGGGGCGACCATCCAGCTCGATCCGGCGGGTGGCACGGTGCGTATCTCCGATGACGGAACGATCCGTCAACGGAACGAAGTCGTCGGACAACTCGGCCTCCATGACACAGGCAATCGCCAGTCAATGCGCAAGTTCGGTGAGAATCTCTTCGACGCGGGGGTAGCGGAGATGCAGCCGGTTCCGGCGCATCTGCGATCCGAGTCGCGCGAGTCGTCGAACTACGATCCGCTGAAGGGACTGGCCATGATGATCGAGGCGTCGCGGGCGTATCAGCTCAACGCAACGCTGGTGCAGCTTCAGGACCAGGTGACCGGGCAGGCGGTTTCGACCGTTGGACGGGTCGCCTAG
- the flgG gene encoding flagellar basal-body rod protein FlgG — translation MAVTALHAAASGMRALDEKLNVVANNLANINTVGFKRSRVNFEDLLYQVKREPGVLNAQDEPVPHGILVGTGVAVSGTQLNFAPGSVDPTDRPLDWLIEGDGFFQVLTIHDGNEITAYTRAGDFARNAEGNVVLGSSSGPVLDPPISIPDDALEVVVGGNGEVRVRQQGTSTLNAIGQIELARFVNPEGLKQIGRNLYIETDASGTPLTGTPQTDGLGTVRQGQLELSNVDPVRELIDLITTQRAFELNSQSIQSADQSLQIVSNLRRA, via the coding sequence ATGGCGGTAACGGCGCTACATGCAGCAGCCTCTGGCATGCGGGCCCTTGACGAGAAGCTCAACGTGGTGGCCAACAATCTGGCCAACATCAACACGGTGGGCTTCAAACGCTCGCGGGTCAATTTCGAGGACCTGTTGTATCAGGTCAAACGCGAGCCGGGCGTGCTCAACGCACAGGATGAGCCGGTTCCGCACGGCATTCTCGTGGGAACCGGAGTGGCGGTATCGGGCACACAGCTCAATTTCGCACCAGGCTCCGTGGACCCCACCGATCGGCCTCTGGACTGGCTGATCGAGGGCGACGGGTTCTTTCAGGTGCTCACGATCCACGACGGTAACGAGATCACCGCGTACACGCGAGCCGGCGACTTCGCCCGAAATGCTGAAGGCAACGTCGTGCTGGGCAGCAGCAGCGGACCGGTCCTGGACCCCCCCATCTCGATTCCCGATGACGCCCTCGAAGTCGTCGTCGGCGGCAACGGCGAGGTCCGCGTCCGCCAGCAGGGAACCTCGACGCTCAACGCGATCGGGCAGATTGAGCTCGCCCGCTTTGTCAACCCCGAGGGCCTCAAACAGATCGGGCGGAATCTGTACATCGAAACGGACGCCTCCGGCACACCCCTCACGGGAACGCCGCAGACGGACGGACTGGGAACCGTACGTCAGGGGCAATTGGAACTGAGTAACGTCGACCCCGTGCGGGAACTGATCGACCTGATCACCACACAGCGGGCATTCGAACTGAACAGTCAGTCGATCCAGAGCGCTGACCAATCGCTCCAGATCGTGTCGAACCTTCGCCGGGCGTAG
- a CDS encoding ABC-2 family transporter protein, whose product MRARYGRILLRFWKNSLLREMSFRGHFLVNAASEIGWVVLLLIFVNVIFRNTAHVQGWSEGQYLFLLGTHMLVTSLFETFFFGNCWRISQQVRTGNLDFVLVRPANAQFLLSFHQVDYAALANVPVGIGLCVYAGSLVGRPITTGQIAMFALLIVGGVMILYSVLFMFSMTSIWLIRQTGVDHLWFYAVSLARYPAEIYQRFAGGVLWFALVFVIPILMVSNLPANVMVRTFSAGMVGYVMLVAILLVGLSSVVSRLALRKYRSASS is encoded by the coding sequence TTGCGAGCCCGCTACGGCAGAATCCTCCTGCGTTTCTGGAAGAACAGCCTCCTTCGAGAGATGAGCTTCCGGGGTCATTTCCTGGTCAATGCCGCCAGTGAAATCGGCTGGGTTGTCCTCCTGCTGATCTTCGTGAATGTCATTTTCCGGAACACGGCGCATGTGCAGGGCTGGAGTGAGGGGCAGTACCTGTTCCTTCTGGGAACGCACATGCTCGTAACCAGTTTGTTCGAGACGTTCTTTTTCGGGAATTGTTGGCGCATCAGCCAGCAGGTACGAACGGGGAACCTCGATTTCGTGCTCGTGCGACCGGCCAATGCCCAGTTTCTCCTGAGTTTCCATCAAGTCGATTATGCAGCGCTGGCCAATGTGCCGGTGGGAATCGGATTGTGCGTCTATGCGGGATCACTCGTGGGTCGACCGATCACGACCGGGCAAATTGCCATGTTCGCACTCTTGATTGTCGGCGGCGTGATGATTCTCTATTCCGTATTATTCATGTTCTCGATGACCAGCATCTGGCTGATCCGCCAGACGGGTGTGGATCATCTATGGTTCTATGCCGTCAGCCTGGCGCGCTATCCCGCGGAGATCTACCAGAGGTTTGCAGGGGGCGTGCTCTGGTTTGCGCTGGTGTTCGTGATTCCCATCCTCATGGTGTCCAATCTGCCGGCCAATGTCATGGTGCGGACATTCAGTGCCGGGATGGTCGGCTACGTAATGCTCGTGGCGATATTGTTGGTGGGACTTTCGTCGGTGGTGAGTCGTCTGGCATTGCGGAAATATCGATCGGCCAGCAGCTAA
- the flgA gene encoding flagellar basal body P-ring formation protein FlgA — protein MVDDSVRLIDMADLQGLDRDEAEKLSNIHIAQAPPAGGSRIIALDAVRAALSKSGANLATLTLNGATRCTVRRPTTGARQADSGRESAKTRLPDAGSGEAGATGRQVESDARTLRQAVKQHLTDELGRYGGSIDVVFDRASDQVLDLTSPPFGFQIRRRGGSPLGLTPLEIDVTNDGRIVQTVPLVTQVTLRREFVSAAKAINQGATVQTSDLTVSEVIVDRLDAPWTDDPATVVGQRAKRFIPQGTLLTADQFEPVPLVRRGELVTLECVSGAVTIVTSGRAEADGLLGESVPVRAADARRVQYDAVVTGPGVVRIGESAGSSTRLASTERNAP, from the coding sequence GTGGTCGACGATTCGGTTCGGCTCATCGACATGGCGGATTTGCAGGGATTGGATCGCGACGAGGCTGAGAAATTGAGCAACATCCATATCGCCCAGGCCCCGCCCGCGGGGGGTTCACGGATCATCGCACTTGACGCGGTTCGTGCCGCCCTGTCCAAATCCGGTGCCAACTTGGCGACACTAACCTTGAATGGAGCAACGCGCTGCACCGTCCGACGCCCCACGACGGGCGCAAGGCAGGCCGACTCCGGCCGGGAGTCCGCGAAGACCCGTCTCCCGGACGCCGGCTCGGGCGAAGCCGGAGCCACCGGACGGCAAGTTGAATCCGACGCCCGGACACTGCGACAGGCCGTTAAGCAGCACCTGACTGACGAACTCGGTCGATACGGCGGATCGATCGATGTGGTCTTTGATCGCGCCTCCGACCAGGTGCTCGATCTGACCAGCCCTCCCTTCGGATTTCAGATTCGTCGCCGCGGCGGCTCGCCGCTGGGACTGACCCCCCTGGAGATCGACGTTACCAACGACGGGCGGATCGTGCAGACCGTGCCCCTTGTCACGCAAGTCACCTTGCGCCGCGAATTCGTCTCGGCGGCGAAGGCCATTAATCAGGGTGCAACCGTACAGACGTCCGACCTGACCGTTTCGGAAGTCATTGTCGATCGGCTCGACGCGCCGTGGACGGACGACCCCGCCACGGTCGTCGGGCAGCGCGCTAAGCGGTTCATCCCCCAGGGAACGCTGCTTACCGCGGACCAGTTTGAGCCGGTCCCGTTGGTTCGTCGGGGAGAGCTCGTCACGTTGGAGTGTGTTTCCGGGGCGGTGACGATCGTCACCAGCGGAAGGGCGGAAGCGGATGGGCTCCTCGGCGAGAGCGTCCCGGTACGCGCCGCGGATGCGCGCCGCGTGCAATACGACGCGGTTGTAACCGGTCCGGGCGTGGTGCGCATCGGCGAATCGGCAGGATCTTCGACCCGTTTGGCATCCACGGAGAGGAATGCACCGTGA
- a CDS encoding ABC-2 family transporter protein produces the protein MSYRALAKYAIVFRVALSERLVYRVDFFVSTFLRFIPIITTILLWRAIYTGGDREMVGGLSYQQMVAYYLLVMVNRAFGSMPGLATEIAGDIREGELRKYLIQPIDYLVYQTTLRMAHKAVYFLMASGPYAIIFWICRDYLPGWPTPTMFLLIVLSCVLTFFLGFAINGMIGMLGFWFLEVASFVHVFMTAQYFLSGHMFPLSLLPPVVQKAVTWMPFAYETYYPTLILLQKLSVRESMGVIAVQAAWVVTLLLLMRIAWAMGLRRYAAFGG, from the coding sequence TTGTCGTATCGCGCCCTTGCCAAGTATGCGATTGTCTTTCGCGTGGCGCTGTCCGAGCGCCTCGTCTACCGCGTGGACTTTTTCGTATCCACGTTTCTCAGGTTCATCCCCATTATCACGACGATTCTGCTCTGGCGGGCAATCTATACCGGCGGCGACCGGGAGATGGTGGGCGGGCTAAGCTATCAGCAGATGGTCGCCTACTACCTGCTGGTCATGGTCAACCGGGCCTTCGGGTCCATGCCCGGTCTGGCGACGGAGATCGCCGGGGACATCCGGGAGGGCGAGCTCCGCAAGTATCTCATTCAGCCCATCGACTATCTCGTCTATCAGACGACCTTACGAATGGCCCACAAAGCGGTCTACTTCCTGATGGCATCCGGACCCTACGCCATCATTTTCTGGATATGCCGGGACTACCTTCCCGGCTGGCCGACGCCGACGATGTTCCTGCTTATCGTGCTTTCCTGCGTGCTGACCTTCTTTCTCGGTTTCGCAATAAACGGGATGATCGGCATGCTCGGTTTCTGGTTTCTGGAAGTTGCCAGCTTCGTCCATGTCTTCATGACGGCACAGTACTTTCTCAGTGGACATATGTTTCCCCTGAGCCTGCTGCCACCCGTAGTGCAGAAAGCCGTGACCTGGATGCCGTTCGCCTACGAAACCTATTACCCCACGCTGATTCTGCTGCAAAAGCTGAGCGTACGGGAAAGTATGGGCGTGATTGCCGTTCAGGCGGCATGGGTGGTAACGCTGCTGCTGCTGATGCGGATTGCCTGGGCCATGGGACTGCGGCGATATGCGGCCTTTGGGGGTTAG
- a CDS encoding flagellar basal body L-ring protein FlgH, giving the protein MNHRRPARIPYAALTLVLTASGAVAQTSSIGVRDRQAKAQEPPPVTPREAQAVARNPVYDKYSWTTSPVKPPKTYRPGDLLTIIVRQQRSFEAESDLKTDKKWDVRSELEMFPQLIGGQVGAAVFDRGKPNVDYQFKNKLDSKGDTKREDTFTTRLTAKILDIKPNGTLVLEGRARVQHDEEISEITIVGTCRKDDVTADNTVLSTQIADLQIVVQNEGALRSASQRGWIPKLIDLLRPI; this is encoded by the coding sequence GTGAATCATCGCCGGCCCGCCCGAATCCCTTACGCGGCGCTCACGCTGGTCCTGACGGCGAGCGGCGCCGTGGCGCAGACATCATCCATTGGCGTGCGGGATCGGCAGGCCAAAGCCCAGGAACCCCCGCCCGTCACGCCCCGCGAAGCGCAGGCCGTGGCCCGGAATCCCGTCTATGACAAGTATTCGTGGACGACCTCGCCGGTGAAGCCGCCGAAGACGTATCGCCCCGGTGACCTGCTCACCATCATCGTTCGCCAGCAGCGTAGCTTTGAGGCGGAGTCAGACCTCAAGACGGACAAGAAGTGGGACGTGCGCAGCGAACTCGAGATGTTTCCGCAGCTCATCGGCGGACAGGTCGGCGCAGCCGTTTTCGATCGCGGCAAGCCCAACGTCGACTACCAGTTCAAGAACAAGCTCGACAGCAAGGGCGACACCAAGCGCGAGGACACGTTCACGACCCGGCTGACGGCCAAGATTCTGGATATCAAGCCGAACGGAACCCTCGTTCTGGAGGGACGGGCACGCGTGCAGCATGACGAGGAGATCAGCGAGATCACCATCGTGGGAACCTGCCGCAAGGATGACGTTACGGCAGACAACACGGTGCTGAGCACGCAGATCGCCGACCTTCAGATTGTCGTGCAAAACGAAGGCGCGCTTCGTTCGGCGTCCCAGCGCGGCTGGATTCCGAAGCTGATCGATCTGCTGCGGCCGATTTAG
- a CDS encoding PTS sugar transporter subunit IIA: MKISDILSEDSLRVPLEAKDKTAAITELVDVLHRGQRIGDRDEVLRAVLDRERVRSTGIGHGLAVPHGKARTCSQLVMAVGKADTPIDFASADRLPCELIILLVSPIDQTGPHIQALAHISRMWLKPSLRMAVSEATTPAQLYEAIRLHEQD; the protein is encoded by the coding sequence ATGAAGATTTCGGACATTCTCAGCGAGGACAGCCTACGAGTTCCTCTCGAGGCCAAGGACAAGACCGCCGCGATCACGGAACTCGTCGACGTGCTCCATCGCGGGCAGCGCATCGGCGATCGCGACGAGGTGCTCCGCGCCGTGCTCGATCGCGAACGGGTACGCTCCACGGGCATCGGTCATGGATTGGCTGTCCCTCACGGCAAGGCCCGCACCTGCTCACAGTTGGTCATGGCCGTGGGCAAGGCAGACACACCCATTGATTTTGCCAGCGCTGACCGCTTGCCCTGCGAGTTGATTATCCTCCTGGTAAGCCCGATCGACCAGACCGGTCCGCACATTCAGGCCCTCGCCCACATCAGTCGCATGTGGCTCAAACCCAGCCTGCGGATGGCGGTCAGTGAGGCGACCACCCCGGCCCAGCTCTACGAGGCCATTCGCCTGCACGAACAGGACTGA